One window from the genome of Desulforamulus ruminis DSM 2154 encodes:
- a CDS encoding ABC transporter permease produces MFYRTLKAEWMKLRHSPVWFAFVLLPVLPAFIGTFNYVQNIGILQEEWYSLWTQHTLFSCYFFLPAIIGVYCSYLYRLEHMNYNWNTIMTAPVPVSGLFLAKLLTASVMVVLTQVWIGILFVLSGKLAGLSSPVPPELLEWLLTGSAGAIVICSVQLCLSLVIRSFAVPVGIALIGGIVGLAMLAKGYGVLFPYSLLSLGMRANQPGGPMQCSLEQFLLSCALYLLACVLFAVFWMKRRDVNTG; encoded by the coding sequence ATGTTTTACCGTACTCTGAAGGCGGAATGGATGAAGCTGCGGCACAGCCCTGTTTGGTTTGCGTTTGTTCTCCTGCCGGTTCTGCCCGCATTTATCGGAACTTTTAATTACGTACAAAATATCGGGATTTTACAGGAGGAATGGTACAGCCTGTGGACACAGCACACCCTGTTTTCCTGCTATTTCTTTCTTCCCGCTATTATCGGCGTATACTGCTCCTATCTGTACAGGTTGGAACACATGAACTATAACTGGAACACGATTATGACAGCGCCGGTACCGGTAAGCGGTCTGTTTCTTGCAAAGCTTTTGACCGCCTCGGTTATGGTGGTTCTTACACAAGTTTGGATCGGAATCCTATTTGTGCTGTCCGGCAAGCTCGCCGGGCTGTCCTCTCCGGTTCCGCCGGAATTGCTTGAATGGCTGCTGACCGGCTCAGCCGGAGCCATCGTAATCTGTTCCGTGCAGCTTTGCCTTTCTCTTGTCATCCGAAGCTTTGCCGTACCGGTGGGGATTGCCCTGATTGGCGGTATTGTCGGGCTTGCGATGCTTGCGAAAGGTTACGGAGTCTTGTTTCCTTACTCGCTGTTAAGCCTCGGAATGCGTGCCAATCAGCCCGGCGGCCCGATGCAGTGCAGCCTGGAGCAGTTCCTTCTCAGTTGCGCACTGTATCTTCTGGCCTGCGTGCTATTCGCTGTCTTCTGGATGAAACGTCGAGATGTCAATACCGGATAA
- a CDS encoding ABC transporter permease: protein MIRALSVEFRKTRYRKIWMIVAALIGFQFLWAFWGFWDMDVHDLQQGWMTCLYQFPVLNAIMMPVITAVIASKLSDVEHKGQTFRLLETLIPAGRLFNAKFLCGAFYILSVTLLQLATILLLGYFAGFTGPVPLAQMGYHLFFTFCVSITLLLLQQVLSLLFVNQMVSLSVGLIGGFAGLFTMYLPQQFSKLVLWSYYGVLMVVGMDWDRATRITNYYWVEIDWAGFFLLVAAFFVIYIIGRTLFTRKEM from the coding sequence ATGATCAGAGCGCTGTCTGTTGAATTCCGAAAGACCCGGTACAGAAAAATCTGGATGATTGTTGCCGCGCTGATTGGATTTCAATTTTTGTGGGCCTTTTGGGGATTTTGGGATATGGACGTACATGACTTACAGCAGGGTTGGATGACATGCCTGTACCAGTTCCCTGTTCTCAACGCCATCATGATGCCGGTGATCACGGCCGTAATTGCCTCAAAGCTCAGCGATGTGGAGCATAAAGGCCAGACTTTCAGACTTCTGGAGACCCTCATACCCGCTGGAAGGCTGTTTAATGCGAAATTTTTGTGCGGTGCTTTTTATATACTGTCCGTAACCCTGCTGCAACTTGCGACTATTCTTCTGTTGGGCTATTTCGCAGGCTTTACCGGCCCTGTACCGTTGGCTCAAATGGGTTATCATCTTTTTTTTACATTTTGTGTGAGCATCACGCTCTTATTGCTTCAGCAGGTTTTATCCTTGTTGTTTGTCAATCAAATGGTATCGCTCAGTGTGGGGTTGATCGGAGGTTTTGCGGGACTTTTTACCATGTATTTGCCGCAGCAATTTTCCAAGCTGGTTCTATGGAGCTACTACGGCGTGCTCATGGTGGTCGGCATGGATTGGGATCGTGCAACACGGATTACCAATTATTACTGGGTCGAGATTGACTGGGCGGGATTTTTTCTTCTTGTCGCGGCGTTCTTTGTAATTTATATCATTGGGCGCACCCTGTTTACCCGAAAGGAGATGTGA
- a CDS encoding ABC transporter ATP-binding protein, translated as MAAIIQTNGLCKQYGKILRVKDLDLSVPEGAVYGFLGPNGAGKSTTLKMILGLAKPTAGSITVFEKTVNSKNRMSILKNVGSLIESPSYYGHLSGHENLQIICTLKSVPEKEIERVLQIVRLEKQKDKKVSQYSLGMKQRLGLACALLGSPKLLILDEPTNGLDPAGIQEMRELICSLPKEYGMTVLVSSHLLSEIDQMATNVGIISKGELIFQSSLAALHQKSSRRIAIRTLDNARAASVLQEQGIGVEMQQNYLLLPELDDPELARHTMRLFERNVQIVRIEQREKSLEDIFLELTGRAVSL; from the coding sequence ATGGCTGCGATCATCCAAACAAACGGCTTATGTAAGCAGTACGGAAAGATTCTGCGTGTAAAGGATTTGGATTTATCCGTCCCGGAAGGAGCCGTATACGGCTTTCTCGGCCCTAACGGAGCAGGGAAATCAACGACGTTGAAAATGATACTGGGTCTGGCAAAGCCGACGGCCGGAAGTATTACCGTTTTTGAGAAAACGGTGAATAGCAAAAACCGGATGTCTATTTTAAAAAACGTAGGTTCACTGATAGAGTCCCCCAGTTATTATGGGCATTTAAGCGGGCATGAAAACCTGCAAATCATCTGTACCTTGAAAAGTGTCCCGGAAAAAGAAATCGAGCGGGTGCTTCAGATTGTCCGTCTGGAAAAGCAGAAGGACAAAAAGGTAAGCCAGTACTCTTTGGGAATGAAGCAGCGTCTGGGGCTTGCCTGCGCCCTTTTGGGCAGCCCGAAGCTTTTAATTCTGGACGAGCCGACCAACGGCCTTGACCCGGCCGGTATTCAGGAGATGCGAGAGCTGATCTGCTCCTTGCCAAAGGAATACGGCATGACAGTGCTGGTTTCCAGCCATTTACTCAGCGAGATCGATCAAATGGCCACCAATGTGGGAATCATCAGCAAAGGCGAGTTGATTTTCCAAAGCAGTTTAGCCGCCCTGCACCAAAAAAGCAGCCGCCGCATCGCCATCCGCACGCTGGATAACGCCCGGGCTGCATCCGTTTTACAGGAGCAGGGGATTGGCGTTGAGATGCAACAGAATTATTTGCTGCTGCCGGAGCTTGACGATCCGGAACTGGCACGGCATACTATGCGGCTATTTGAACGCAATGTTCAGATTGTGCGCATCGAACAGCGTGAAAAAAGCCTGGAGGACATTTTTCTCGAACTGACCGGAAGGGCGGTAAGTTTATGA
- a CDS encoding response regulator transcription factor, giving the protein MDNLFDCKILLVDDEPALCKMLKEILQKEGFQKIVTAADCKQARELFQRQKPDGVILDVSLPDGDGFALMSEFRSISAVPVLFLSARDEDENRLLGLGLGADDYITKPFLPRELLLRLKAVLNRTYFPAPVRQPKKPVFWLGAAEVDLNSATVTFPKGQLVLTAKEFVLLEKLHENKGNIVTGDSLCRAAWGDDLYGYENTLMVHIRRLREKIEPNPSSPCYLLTVRGLGYKLIGVTEA; this is encoded by the coding sequence ATGGATAACCTATTTGATTGCAAAATTTTGCTGGTGGATGATGAGCCAGCTTTATGTAAGATGCTTAAAGAAATTCTTCAAAAGGAAGGATTTCAGAAGATCGTAACGGCAGCCGACTGTAAACAGGCAAGAGAGCTGTTTCAAAGACAAAAGCCTGACGGCGTAATTCTGGATGTCTCTCTGCCCGATGGCGACGGTTTTGCCCTAATGAGTGAATTTAGAAGCATATCGGCAGTACCGGTATTGTTCCTGTCGGCCAGGGATGAGGATGAAAATCGCCTGCTTGGGTTGGGGCTTGGTGCGGACGACTACATTACAAAACCTTTTCTGCCGCGGGAGCTGCTGCTGCGACTTAAAGCGGTATTAAACCGCACCTACTTCCCTGCTCCGGTACGGCAGCCGAAAAAACCTGTTTTTTGGCTTGGCGCCGCCGAGGTGGATTTAAACAGCGCCACCGTGACGTTTCCAAAGGGTCAGTTGGTACTGACCGCCAAAGAGTTTGTCCTGCTCGAAAAGTTACACGAGAACAAAGGAAATATTGTCACCGGCGACAGTCTGTGCCGGGCAGCATGGGGGGATGATTTGTATGGATATGAAAACACGCTGATGGTGCACATCCGCCGTCTGCGGGAAAAAATTGAGCCTAATCCTTCGTCCCCATGCTATCTTCTGACTGTGCGTGGATTGGGATATAAGCTGATCGGGGTGACGGAAGCATGA
- a CDS encoding sensor histidine kinase, translated as MKGMIKIFVRYVGSAAAITLVLLALNIALLFFWLAEMQQEDGYAYRISRIADGLQKQEDGYMLSEAAQEAMNARYEWAMLLNDQGDILWSRHLPKALFKNYTVPEVASFTRWYLQDYPVYVWRHADGLLVMGCPKGSIWKMGMELPQNVMDKTLLWIPFGLAINGIAAVLLALLLGWRLFRSLRLLADGIERMAEKQRVELPKKGVLGDLAMQLNETSRQLQRQEADLQKRDYARTAWIAGVSHDIRTPLSMAMGYASQLEENSELPLSVREQAGIVRKQSERIKTLVNDLNLASKLEYDMQPIRKKGVPLAALLRSVCADFLNGGLCEHHIIDLAISEAAQNARILGDEELLRRSVANLIQNSVQHNPKGCAIWVALDKNLSYCEVVVSDNGIGFSEEFLKQMKKREEEKAHIPSRGLGLTIVRQIAKVHGGTADFTNLPEGGCEVRLRLPC; from the coding sequence ATGAAAGGCATGATAAAGATTTTCGTCCGCTATGTGGGGAGCGCCGCAGCCATCACGCTGGTTTTGCTGGCGCTGAATATCGCCTTGCTTTTCTTTTGGCTGGCTGAAATGCAGCAGGAAGACGGATATGCTTACCGGATTTCCAGAATTGCGGACGGGCTGCAAAAGCAGGAGGATGGATACATGCTGTCCGAAGCTGCACAGGAAGCAATGAATGCTCGCTATGAATGGGCCATGCTGCTGAATGACCAGGGTGATATACTCTGGAGCCGGCACCTGCCGAAAGCGCTTTTCAAAAACTATACTGTGCCGGAAGTGGCAAGCTTCACTCGGTGGTACCTCCAGGATTATCCGGTGTATGTCTGGCGGCATGCGGACGGGCTTTTAGTCATGGGCTGCCCGAAGGGAAGCATCTGGAAAATGGGTATGGAGTTGCCGCAAAACGTTATGGACAAAACGCTTTTGTGGATTCCTTTTGGGTTGGCGATAAACGGGATTGCCGCTGTGCTCCTTGCGCTGCTGCTGGGGTGGCGCCTGTTCCGTTCCCTTCGTTTGCTGGCGGACGGAATTGAAAGAATGGCGGAAAAACAACGGGTAGAGCTTCCGAAAAAAGGTGTTTTAGGCGACCTTGCAATGCAGCTTAATGAAACCTCCCGACAATTGCAAAGGCAGGAAGCCGACTTACAGAAAAGAGACTACGCCCGGACCGCCTGGATTGCCGGCGTATCGCACGATATTCGAACACCGCTTTCCATGGCGATGGGATATGCCAGCCAATTGGAGGAGAATTCCGAGCTTCCCTTATCCGTCAGAGAGCAGGCGGGCATCGTACGCAAGCAAAGCGAACGGATCAAAACGCTGGTGAATGACTTAAATCTTGCATCAAAGCTGGAGTATGATATGCAACCGATACGCAAAAAGGGGGTTCCGCTGGCCGCCCTTTTGCGCAGTGTTTGCGCCGATTTTTTGAATGGAGGACTTTGCGAGCATCATATCATTGACTTAGCTATCAGCGAAGCCGCTCAAAATGCAAGAATTTTAGGAGATGAGGAACTGCTGCGGCGCTCTGTTGCCAATTTGATTCAAAACAGCGTACAGCATAATCCCAAAGGCTGTGCGATTTGGGTTGCACTGGACAAAAACTTATCTTACTGCGAAGTTGTTGTTTCGGACAATGGTATTGGATTTTCCGAAGAGTTTTTGAAGCAAATGAAGAAGCGGGAGGAAGAAAAAGCCCATATCCCGAGCCGCGGGCTGGGCCTTACGATTGTCCGGCAAATCGCCAAGGTGCATGGCGGGACGGCGGACTTTACCAATTTACCTGAAGGAGGCTGTGAGGTGCGGTTGCGCCTGCCTTGCTGA
- a CDS encoding putative ABC transporter permease — protein MTLLEWFLCFFTYSFMGWVYESLVCSVDEKKLVNRRFLNGPICPVYGFGALVCILFLYQRIENVFVLFLAGIFLTCTVEYITAVLLEKLFHARWWDYSTYRFNLHGHVSLLGAIVFGTLSVLLILYIHPPVATLIAQLSDRMQVVLSLILLSLVLLDLYVTVRHLLRLNNRLKDIQTAINFFLSQYTKRVGELKGAVLDKFEESEFYNDQIRTLFHLDRIQNTRIIRAFPNMRSFKYNDAFQKLKKLLGFVKKNNHGLCVIIRERVLLYLMH, from the coding sequence ATGACTTTATTGGAATGGTTTCTATGTTTTTTTACTTATAGCTTTATGGGATGGGTATATGAGTCGCTGGTGTGCTCCGTGGACGAGAAAAAATTAGTCAATCGCCGTTTTCTAAATGGGCCGATCTGCCCGGTGTATGGCTTTGGAGCATTGGTCTGCATTCTGTTCCTATACCAAAGAATAGAGAATGTCTTTGTTTTGTTTTTGGCAGGAATATTTTTAACTTGTACCGTGGAATACATTACCGCCGTCTTACTTGAAAAACTATTTCATGCTAGATGGTGGGATTATTCAACTTACCGTTTCAATCTTCACGGGCATGTTTCCCTTTTAGGCGCGATTGTTTTCGGGACGCTGTCGGTGCTTCTTATTCTCTACATTCACCCGCCCGTTGCAACTTTGATTGCTCAACTGTCGGACCGGATGCAGGTTGTATTATCGTTAATTCTGTTGAGCCTTGTTTTGCTGGATTTGTATGTTACTGTGCGCCATCTTTTGCGTTTAAACAACCGGCTGAAAGATATACAAACGGCAATCAACTTCTTTTTGAGCCAATATACAAAACGTGTGGGAGAGCTAAAAGGTGCTGTACTAGACAAGTTTGAAGAAAGCGAGTTTTATAACGATCAAATTAGAACGCTGTTTCATTTGGATCGCATTCAGAACACAAGGATCATTAGGGCATTCCCTAATATGCGGTCTTTTAAATACAACGACGCATTTCAAAAGCTGAAAAAATTGCTGGGTTTTGTGAAAAAAAATAATCATGGGTTATGCGTGATTATCAGGGAAAGGGTCCTGCTGTATTTAATGCATTAA
- a CDS encoding HD family phosphohydrolase produces the protein MIGWIISKLKLEPDSSVDAEYIGCISDLIDHPMVRSMKNYIHHGNIDCLQHSLYVSYNSYLICRKINLDYRSAARGGFLHDFFLYDWHVATPHRGLHGFAHPRIALQNAKQHFF, from the coding sequence ATGATCGGCTGGATTATATCCAAATTAAAACTAGAACCGGATTCTTCTGTTGATGCTGAATACATTGGCTGTATAAGCGACTTGATTGACCATCCAATGGTCAGATCGATGAAAAATTATATTCATCACGGAAACATTGATTGTTTACAGCATAGCCTTTATGTATCCTACAACAGTTACCTTATATGCAGGAAAATAAACCTTGACTACCGATCTGCGGCCAGGGGCGGGTTCCTGCACGATTTTTTCCTATACGACTGGCATGTTGCAACGCCACATCGAGGCCTGCATGGCTTTGCGCATCCCCGTATCGCTTTGCAGAATGCAAAGCAACATTTTTTTTAA
- a CDS encoding TetR/AcrR family transcriptional regulator: MGRKTNKMSPSEKILHTAFECLSARGYANVSMRNIADEAGVALSQLTYYYRNKETLFLEVIHLMMLQYLREIEKKLETAADTKQKLASLIEFFKDLLRDNPKLLKLFIDFTAQALWIPSFREHLDNLFHRLAELIERNLLTDTETANRYPGYSAQSVSKLILGALFGTSIQIILGSSRDDSLESLYLAESLLN, encoded by the coding sequence ATGGGAAGAAAGACCAACAAAATGAGCCCATCGGAAAAAATCCTGCATACAGCCTTTGAATGCCTTTCTGCAAGGGGATATGCAAATGTATCCATGCGCAACATCGCCGATGAGGCCGGAGTAGCGTTGAGCCAATTAACCTACTACTATCGCAATAAGGAAACACTGTTTCTTGAAGTGATCCATCTGATGATGCTGCAATATTTAAGAGAAATTGAGAAAAAGCTGGAAACTGCCGCAGACACAAAGCAAAAATTAGCCTCCCTCATTGAATTTTTTAAGGATTTGCTGAGAGATAATCCCAAGCTGCTTAAGTTATTTATCGATTTTACCGCCCAGGCGTTGTGGATTCCATCCTTCAGAGAACACCTGGATAACCTTTTTCACCGCTTAGCGGAACTGATCGAAAGAAATCTTTTGACTGACACAGAAACCGCCAATCGGTATCCGGGATATTCTGCTCAGAGTGTATCCAAATTAATATTGGGCGCTTTGTTCGGAACCTCCATTCAAATCATACTCGGTTCCAGCAGGGATGACTCTCTCGAATCCTTATATTTGGCGGAAAGCTTATTAAATTAA
- a CDS encoding Hsp20/alpha crystallin family protein: MAGLVPFNKRENSLLSTGFEGFQNMLDDFFADAWPFTRSLAGDTFKIDVQENEKEYIVEAELPGVKKEEVDVSLNEGRLNITVSKKENVDKKYKNYIHRERRLSSMTRNIFLRDSDSEGIKAKLEEGLLTITVPKVVKPDNFVKITIE; this comes from the coding sequence ATGGCAGGATTAGTTCCTTTTAACAAAAGGGAAAACAGTCTACTTAGTACCGGCTTTGAAGGCTTCCAAAACATGCTTGACGACTTTTTTGCAGACGCCTGGCCGTTTACAAGAAGCCTTGCCGGTGACACTTTTAAAATTGATGTACAGGAAAATGAGAAAGAATATATTGTCGAGGCGGAGCTGCCCGGAGTTAAGAAGGAAGAAGTGGACGTCTCACTGAACGAGGGAAGGCTCAATATTACGGTTAGCAAAAAGGAAAACGTCGATAAAAAGTATAAGAATTATATCCATAGAGAAAGACGGCTTTCCTCGATGACCCGCAATATATTCTTAAGGGATTCGGATTCCGAGGGTATTAAAGCGAAGCTTGAGGAGGGACTGCTGACCATTACGGTTCCTAAAGTGGTAAAACCCGATAATTTCGTCAAAATTACAATCGAATAA
- a CDS encoding C-GCAxxG-C-C family protein — MSASSDKAVALMKSGFLCSQSVFSTLGEELGLEPKLALKMTTGLGAGIAGQGDICGAVSGAILAIGLKHGNHEGRSGMDGQHKTFFLTQELIHRIKIKHGCYTCKELTGIDFTKPEGMKRAQELGIGEKVCFHVIRDAVEIVKEIW; from the coding sequence ATGTCTGCTTCTTCTGACAAGGCTGTAGCATTAATGAAAAGTGGGTTTTTATGTAGTCAGTCTGTATTTTCTACCCTGGGTGAAGAACTTGGCTTAGAACCGAAATTGGCCTTAAAGATGACTACCGGTTTAGGTGCCGGAATAGCAGGTCAAGGGGATATTTGCGGGGCTGTTAGTGGGGCAATTTTGGCTATCGGATTAAAACATGGAAATCATGAGGGGCGTTCCGGCATGGATGGTCAACATAAAACCTTCTTTCTTACCCAGGAGCTAATCCATAGAATTAAAATAAAGCATGGCTGCTACACCTGCAAAGAACTTACGGGTATTGATTTTACAAAACCGGAAGGTATGAAACGGGCCCAAGAGTTAGGAATAGGTGAAAAAGTATGTTTCCATGTAATTAGGGATGCTGTAGAGATCGTAAAAGAAATTTGGTAA
- a CDS encoding DUF3189 family protein — MIIIYYDVGGAHSVQVAAGIHLDILPVDRVPSSADLFKMKKFDNTTKDDYGRILFAGTDNYGNPVYTLSCQYASPIVVPSLRDMHRIQGGNPRQLLLISTLGTINLLMKIGGFSSRRLGWVGFGRPIVVKGTLKAYPQIARLVSEVKDLLPDLMAGKEPAKISEIDKPEIWWSVESTT; from the coding sequence ATGATCATCATATATTATGACGTCGGTGGAGCCCACTCGGTACAAGTGGCCGCAGGGATCCACCTTGATATTCTTCCTGTTGACAGAGTTCCCTCATCAGCAGACCTGTTTAAAATGAAGAAATTTGATAATACCACCAAGGATGATTATGGAAGGATTCTTTTTGCCGGCACAGACAACTACGGAAACCCTGTTTATACCCTTAGCTGTCAGTATGCCAGCCCTATTGTTGTACCGTCCCTGCGGGATATGCACAGGATTCAAGGAGGCAACCCCCGGCAACTCCTCCTGATTAGTACCCTGGGAACCATTAATCTTCTAATGAAAATTGGCGGTTTTTCTTCCCGACGTCTGGGCTGGGTTGGTTTTGGGCGTCCCATTGTGGTAAAGGGAACCTTAAAGGCTTATCCTCAAATCGCCAGGTTGGTCTCTGAAGTGAAAGACCTGCTGCCCGATCTTATGGCAGGAAAAGAGCCGGCAAAGATCAGTGAAATTGACAAACCGGAAATCTGGTGGTCTGTAGAGTCAACGACATGA
- a CDS encoding methyl-accepting chemotaxis protein codes for MYETRDEILKALAYTGQYLREMLPLDCMVAVTDGVKFVAYYPGRKVDVGAKTGALIPEDDFVIHQAFKTGQKFEGEIPKEAYGVPFKGIVMPIKDGEGKTIGTFNLGIDMSSQQELTMIAEQLAASFQQIAASSQGLASSADELNSSQKDLITLSQKAKEDLKHTDEILSLINGVASQTKLLGLNAAIEAARAGELGKGFTVVAQEIRKLSDRTASSTKEIAGTLKLISNHIEQIAKHIEKTEQIGENQAAASQEISAAIEENTSVTEQLVSLAKIL; via the coding sequence ATGTATGAAACTAGAGATGAAATACTAAAAGCCTTAGCATATACAGGACAATACCTTCGGGAGATGCTGCCCCTAGACTGTATGGTGGCAGTCACAGATGGCGTAAAGTTTGTTGCCTATTATCCTGGAAGAAAAGTTGATGTTGGAGCTAAAACCGGCGCCCTTATTCCTGAGGATGATTTCGTTATTCACCAAGCCTTTAAAACGGGGCAAAAGTTTGAAGGAGAAATACCAAAAGAGGCTTATGGAGTTCCATTCAAGGGAATTGTTATGCCCATTAAGGATGGTGAAGGTAAGACCATTGGAACCTTTAATCTGGGTATTGATATGTCTTCCCAGCAAGAGCTTACGATGATAGCGGAACAACTGGCGGCTTCATTTCAGCAAATTGCGGCAAGCTCTCAAGGATTAGCTTCATCTGCCGATGAATTAAATTCATCCCAAAAAGATTTAATTACCCTTTCACAGAAAGCAAAGGAAGATTTGAAGCACACGGACGAAATCCTTAGCCTCATTAATGGTGTAGCATCTCAAACAAAACTTCTAGGTCTAAACGCTGCTATTGAAGCCGCCCGGGCCGGAGAACTCGGCAAAGGCTTTACGGTGGTGGCTCAGGAAATCAGAAAACTTTCGGATAGAACCGCCTCCTCCACTAAGGAAATTGCCGGAACCCTAAAACTTATATCCAATCATATTGAACAAATAGCCAAGCACATAGAAAAAACTGAACAAATTGGTGAGAATCAAGCCGCTGCCAGCCAAGAAATCTCGGCAGCAATTGAAGAAAATACCTCAGTCACTGAGCAATTAGTCTCGCTAGCTAAAATTCTTTAA
- a CDS encoding DUF2164 domain-containing protein, with translation MSQIIKLDKEKRQYMISEIQTYFLKERDEDLGDLASGLILDFFLEKLAPEFYNQGVYDSYNYINDRIEDLLGIQKPTACH, from the coding sequence ATGAGCCAGATCATTAAACTGGACAAAGAAAAGAGACAATATATGATTTCTGAAATTCAAACCTATTTTTTGAAAGAAAGAGATGAAGATTTAGGAGATTTGGCCTCAGGACTTATCTTAGATTTCTTTTTAGAAAAATTAGCGCCTGAATTCTATAACCAAGGTGTTTATGATTCATACAATTATATAAACGATCGAATAGAGGACTTGTTAGGAATTCAGAAACCGACAGCATGTCATTGA
- a CDS encoding ABC transporter ATP-binding protein yields MNKLVLNQLAKVFNIGNQSVEALQDINLTLASNELAVIVGPSGCGKSTLLNIVAGLEKSTTGSAVMNGQEICGPGSDRGMVFQSYTLFPWLSVQENVEFGLKIKGVPDRERREIAHHYLELVGLRGFEKTLPKALSGGMKQRVAIARALANKPEMLLMDEPFGALDAQTRLVMQELLLSVWEKERTTILFITHDIDEAILLADNLYVMSRRPGRIRAKIKIDIPRPRDHRSTLSAQFSTIKKDVMEMLWEESQAAAMQK; encoded by the coding sequence ATGAATAAACTGGTATTGAATCAATTAGCCAAGGTCTTCAATATCGGCAACCAGTCCGTGGAAGCCCTTCAAGATATCAATCTGACCCTTGCCAGCAACGAACTGGCCGTAATTGTAGGCCCCAGCGGCTGCGGTAAATCCACCCTGTTAAATATTGTAGCCGGGCTGGAAAAATCCACAACCGGTTCTGCAGTCATGAATGGTCAAGAAATCTGTGGTCCAGGGTCCGACCGGGGGATGGTATTTCAATCCTATACACTCTTTCCCTGGCTTTCGGTGCAAGAAAATGTAGAGTTCGGCTTAAAGATTAAAGGCGTTCCTGACCGGGAACGCCGGGAAATAGCCCATCATTACCTGGAGTTGGTGGGGCTGAGGGGCTTCGAAAAGACACTGCCGAAAGCTCTTTCCGGAGGAATGAAACAGCGCGTGGCCATTGCCAGGGCTCTGGCCAATAAACCGGAAATGCTGTTAATGGACGAACCCTTCGGCGCCTTGGACGCTCAAACCAGATTAGTTATGCAGGAACTGCTGCTTTCCGTCTGGGAAAAGGAACGGACAACCATATTGTTTATTACCCACGACATCGATGAAGCCATATTATTGGCAGATAATCTTTATGTCATGTCCCGGCGTCCCGGCCGCATCCGGGCTAAAATTAAAATCGACATTCCTCGTCCCCGGGACCATCGTTCAACCTTATCGGCCCAATTTTCCACCATTAAAAAAGATGTCATGGAAATGTTATGGGAAGAAAGTCAGGCCGCAGCCATGCAAAAATAA
- a CDS encoding ABC transporter permease produces the protein MDNKIFLPTPGAVIQAFMDMQQEGILISYTAVSLYRVLVGWILAVLVAVPMGMMIATLKKAEALLEPVIDFARYLPVVALVPLTLLYFGIGDIQKFVIIFLGTFFQLVLMVSDVVANVSRNLLRAAATLGASQWQIYRLVLMPAALPGIMDSLRITIGWAWTYLVVAELVAANSGLGYLILKSQRFLALDRIFAGLIIIGLLGLATDYFFKWLTRVMVPWSEKVGARHE, from the coding sequence GTGGATAACAAAATTTTTCTACCCACGCCCGGCGCTGTCATCCAGGCCTTTATGGACATGCAGCAAGAAGGTATTTTAATTTCCTATACCGCCGTCAGTTTATACCGGGTTCTGGTGGGCTGGATACTGGCGGTCCTGGTAGCGGTACCTATGGGCATGATGATTGCCACATTAAAAAAAGCAGAGGCCCTCTTGGAACCGGTGATTGACTTTGCCCGCTACCTGCCGGTAGTAGCTCTGGTTCCCTTAACCCTTCTTTATTTTGGTATCGGGGACATCCAAAAGTTTGTCATTATTTTTCTGGGCACCTTCTTTCAACTGGTGCTAATGGTTAGTGACGTAGTGGCCAATGTATCCCGCAATTTACTCCGGGCAGCCGCCACCTTGGGAGCCAGCCAATGGCAAATTTACCGCCTGGTATTAATGCCCGCAGCCCTGCCGGGCATCATGGACAGCCTGCGGATTACTATTGGCTGGGCTTGGACCTATTTGGTGGTGGCGGAGTTGGTTGCCGCCAATTCCGGTCTGGGCTATCTAATCTTAAAATCCCAGCGTTTCCTTGCCCTTGACCGTATTTTTGCCGGCCTGATTATTATTGGACTTCTGGGTTTAGCCACAGATTACTTTTTCAAGTGGTTAACCAGAGTGATGGTGCCCTGGAGTGAAAAGGTGGGTGCAAGACATGAATAA